One window of the Manihot esculenta cultivar AM560-2 chromosome 14, M.esculenta_v8, whole genome shotgun sequence genome contains the following:
- the LOC110607381 gene encoding reticulon-like protein B21 isoform X1 has product MDVSRRRAGVKTSVVAGSVWESRMKLDEVKGGIKVFNGDGNNEETVDSSRKLVKRGQSGTAKRKTWKSESFDGPIQIAKGKTEPSPIKNCEEQCRELSVSADGIKKISIPARRGRSDGIKELSVSLDEIDKTPIQGKKGRSDVNTDGNEKSPVQIRKPRSDTREFAESGAQFRKSKSDSEHAANQSGNIELDSGRDSIPMRKAKSEPEKALEDESEFKGSDDSVNRIEKSPPEIEEAGSEESCKEVISSSEAHGALIKSPPILLVDNQDDNNDEATDGDEALEGDEEVEIEIEKKSLEVKEIKIPEEKTKKVETKASPEQKPKKLVNEDKRVYQFRNRTAPTSSTVNKQPPPVLRRATIYQNLSKPTPTPLSNGNHQNFPETHNKLQNLVDLVMWRDISRSAFVFGIGTFIIISSSYTKDLNVSFISVISYLGLVYLAAIFLYRSLICRGVIIYIEDRSHVVGEEEAIWLLKLVLPYLNECLLKIKALFSGDPATTMKLAVLLFVFARCGSSITIWNMAKLGFFGVFTVPKIFSSYSTQLTAYAKFWIRRFRDAWDSCSHKKAVALAIFTLVWNLSSMIARVWAVFMMFVAVRYYQQSMEAYDWDEDENDETIDIGEQSRKIESTSGEINKIKKKL; this is encoded by the exons ATGGATGTTAGTAGGAGAAGAGCTGGAGTTAAAACTAGTGTGGTTGCAGGCTCTGTATGGGAGAGCAGAATGAAGCTTGATGAAGTCAAAGGTGGCATCAAGGTTTTCAATGGAGATGGAAACAATGAAGAGACTGTTGATTCTTCGAGAAAATTAGTTAAGAGAGGCCAATCTGGTACTGCTAAGAGAAAGACATGGAAATCTGAGAGTTTTGATGGTCCAATTCAGATAGCTAAAGGGAAAACTGAGCCTTCACCAATCAAGAACTGTGAAGAACAATGTAGAGAGTTGAGTGTTTCTGCCGATGGAATCAAGAAAATCTCAATTCCGGCGAGAAGAGGAAGATCTGATGGAATTAAAGAGCTGAGTGTTTCTCTGGATGAAATCGATAAAACCCCAATTCAGGGGAAGAAAGGAAGATCCGATGTAAATACTGATGGAAATGAGAAAAGCCCAGTTCAGATAAGAAAACCAAGATCTGATACAAGAGAATTTGCTGAATCTGGTGCGCAATTCAGGAAATCGAAGTCGGATTCAGAGCATGCTGCAAACCAGTCTGGTAATATTGAACTCGATAGTGGAAGAGATTCAATTCCGATGAGGAAAGCCAAATCGGAGCCTGAGAAAGCATTGGAGGATGAATCGGAGTTTAAAGGTAGTGATGATTCCGTTAATAGAATTGAGAAGAGTCCACCTGAAATTGAGGAAGCTGGATCTGAGGAATCTTGCAAAGAGGTCATTTCAAGCAGTGAAGCCCACGGTGCACTAATCAAATCACCTCCTATACTCTTGGTGGATAATCAAGATGACAACAATGATGAGGCAACTGATGGGGATGAGGCATTAGAAGGAGATGAGGAGGTGGAGATTGAGATTGAGAAGAAGAGCCTTGAAGTTAAGGAGATTAAAATCCCAGAAGAGAAAACTAAGAAAGTGGAAACAAAAGCATCACCAGAACAGAAACCTAAGAAATTAGTGAATGAAGATAAAAGGGTTTATCAATTTAGGAATAGAACAGCACCCACTTCATCAACAGTGAATAaacagcctcctcctgtgtTAAGAAGAGCAACAATTTACCAAaatctttcaaaacccactCCAA CTCCATTAAGTAATGGAAACCATCAGAATTTCCCAGAAACTCATAACAAATTGCAAAATCTCG TGGATTTAGTGATGTGGAGAGACATATCAAGATCTGCATTTGTCTTTGGAATTGGTACATTTATCATTATCTCATCCTCCTATACCAAAGATCTTAATGTCAG CTTTATTTCTGTGATTTCCTATCTGGGTCTGGTTTATCTTGCTGCAATTTTCTTGTATAGATCACTTATTTGCAG gggagttattatatatatagaagATAGAAGTCATGTGGTGGGTGAAGAAGAGGCCATTTGGTTACTAAAATTGGTTCTGCCATATTTGAATGAGTGCTTATTGAAAATCAAAGCCCTTTTCTCTGGGGATCCTGCTACTACAATGAAG TTGGCAGTACTGCTGTTTGTTTTTGCTAGGTGTGGCAGCTCCATAACCATCTGGAATATGGCCAAACTGG GTTTTTTTGGGGTTTTTACTGTGCCAAAAATCTTCTCTTCCTACTCCACACAGCTAACCGCTTACG CTAAATTCTGGATTCGACGGTTTCGAGATGCGTGGGATTCATGCTCGCACAAGAAAGCCGTTGCTTTGGCCATTTTCACCCTCGTATGGAACCTCTCCTCCATGATTGCTCGTGTTTGGGCAG TGTTTATGATGTTTGTAGCCGTTCGATATTATCAACAGTCAATGGAGGCATATGATTGGGATGAGGATGAAAATGATGAAACTATTGATATTGGAGAGCAAAGTCGAAAGATTGAGTCCACTTCAggggaaataaataaaataaaaaagaaattataa
- the LOC110607381 gene encoding reticulon-like protein B21 isoform X2 encodes MDVSRRRAGVKTSVVAGSVWESRMKLDEVKGGIKVFNGDGNNEETVDSSRKLVKRGQSGTAKRKTWKSESFDGPIQIAKGKTEPSPIKNCEEQCRELSVSADGIKKISIPARRGRSDGIKELSVSLDEIDKTPIQGKKGRSDVNTDGNEKSPVQIRKPRSDTREFAESGAQFRKSKSDSEHAANQSGNIELDSGRDSIPMRKAKSEPEKALEDESEFKGSDDSVNRIEKSPPEIEEAGSEESCKEVISSSEAHGALIKSPPILLVDNQDDNNDEATDGDEALEGDEEVEIEIEKKSLEVKEIKIPEEKTKKVETKASPEQKPKKLVNEDKRVYQFRNRTAPTSSTVNKQPPPVLRRATIYQNLSKPTPTPLSNGNHQNFPETHNKLQNLVDLVMWRDISRSAFVFGIGTFIIISSSYTKDLNVSFISVISYLGLVYLAAIFLYRSLICRGVIIYIEDRSHVVGEEEAIWLLKLVLPYLNECLLKIKALFSGDPATTMKLAVLLFVFARCGSSITIWNMAKLAKFWIRRFRDAWDSCSHKKAVALAIFTLVWNLSSMIARVWAVFMMFVAVRYYQQSMEAYDWDEDENDETIDIGEQSRKIESTSGEINKIKKKL; translated from the exons ATGGATGTTAGTAGGAGAAGAGCTGGAGTTAAAACTAGTGTGGTTGCAGGCTCTGTATGGGAGAGCAGAATGAAGCTTGATGAAGTCAAAGGTGGCATCAAGGTTTTCAATGGAGATGGAAACAATGAAGAGACTGTTGATTCTTCGAGAAAATTAGTTAAGAGAGGCCAATCTGGTACTGCTAAGAGAAAGACATGGAAATCTGAGAGTTTTGATGGTCCAATTCAGATAGCTAAAGGGAAAACTGAGCCTTCACCAATCAAGAACTGTGAAGAACAATGTAGAGAGTTGAGTGTTTCTGCCGATGGAATCAAGAAAATCTCAATTCCGGCGAGAAGAGGAAGATCTGATGGAATTAAAGAGCTGAGTGTTTCTCTGGATGAAATCGATAAAACCCCAATTCAGGGGAAGAAAGGAAGATCCGATGTAAATACTGATGGAAATGAGAAAAGCCCAGTTCAGATAAGAAAACCAAGATCTGATACAAGAGAATTTGCTGAATCTGGTGCGCAATTCAGGAAATCGAAGTCGGATTCAGAGCATGCTGCAAACCAGTCTGGTAATATTGAACTCGATAGTGGAAGAGATTCAATTCCGATGAGGAAAGCCAAATCGGAGCCTGAGAAAGCATTGGAGGATGAATCGGAGTTTAAAGGTAGTGATGATTCCGTTAATAGAATTGAGAAGAGTCCACCTGAAATTGAGGAAGCTGGATCTGAGGAATCTTGCAAAGAGGTCATTTCAAGCAGTGAAGCCCACGGTGCACTAATCAAATCACCTCCTATACTCTTGGTGGATAATCAAGATGACAACAATGATGAGGCAACTGATGGGGATGAGGCATTAGAAGGAGATGAGGAGGTGGAGATTGAGATTGAGAAGAAGAGCCTTGAAGTTAAGGAGATTAAAATCCCAGAAGAGAAAACTAAGAAAGTGGAAACAAAAGCATCACCAGAACAGAAACCTAAGAAATTAGTGAATGAAGATAAAAGGGTTTATCAATTTAGGAATAGAACAGCACCCACTTCATCAACAGTGAATAaacagcctcctcctgtgtTAAGAAGAGCAACAATTTACCAAaatctttcaaaacccactCCAA CTCCATTAAGTAATGGAAACCATCAGAATTTCCCAGAAACTCATAACAAATTGCAAAATCTCG TGGATTTAGTGATGTGGAGAGACATATCAAGATCTGCATTTGTCTTTGGAATTGGTACATTTATCATTATCTCATCCTCCTATACCAAAGATCTTAATGTCAG CTTTATTTCTGTGATTTCCTATCTGGGTCTGGTTTATCTTGCTGCAATTTTCTTGTATAGATCACTTATTTGCAG gggagttattatatatatagaagATAGAAGTCATGTGGTGGGTGAAGAAGAGGCCATTTGGTTACTAAAATTGGTTCTGCCATATTTGAATGAGTGCTTATTGAAAATCAAAGCCCTTTTCTCTGGGGATCCTGCTACTACAATGAAG TTGGCAGTACTGCTGTTTGTTTTTGCTAGGTGTGGCAGCTCCATAACCATCTGGAATATGGCCAAACTGG CTAAATTCTGGATTCGACGGTTTCGAGATGCGTGGGATTCATGCTCGCACAAGAAAGCCGTTGCTTTGGCCATTTTCACCCTCGTATGGAACCTCTCCTCCATGATTGCTCGTGTTTGGGCAG TGTTTATGATGTTTGTAGCCGTTCGATATTATCAACAGTCAATGGAGGCATATGATTGGGATGAGGATGAAAATGATGAAACTATTGATATTGGAGAGCAAAGTCGAAAGATTGAGTCCACTTCAggggaaataaataaaataaaaaagaaattataa